One region of Drosophila kikkawai strain 14028-0561.14 chromosome 2R, DkikHiC1v2, whole genome shotgun sequence genomic DNA includes:
- the gammaSnap1 gene encoding gamma-soluble NSF attachment protein, which translates to MAAAKKIAEAEELVRQAEKSLKLSLLKWVPDYDSAADEYSKAATAYRIAKSFDKSKDCLLKAIDAYKNNKSWFHAAKCYEQIILLTKETDKLHEAEEYANKAANLYQQHGSPEAAASALDKAAKLVEQKHPDLALRFYQHALEVIMIEDSVRQAAEYASKVSRILVKLKMYDQATNALKKEIALNQQTESYGQIGRLVVALVMVQLARGDSVEAEKTFREWGNCCEPEEVSTLQTLLQAFDDEDPELAARMLASPFIRHMDVEYAILSKNIPLPQGIQVEKKPSDSVGNENNDAEDEGGLC; encoded by the exons ATGGCTGCTGCCAAAAAGATTGCCGAAGCCGAGGAATTAGTGCGTCAGGCCGAAAAGAG TTTGAAGCTTTCTTTGTTGAAATGGGTACCTGATTACGATAGTGCTGCGGATGAGTATTCCAAAGCTG ccACTGCATATCGAATAGCAAAGAGTTTTGACAAAAGCAAAGATTGCCTTTTAAAGGCCATTGACgcttacaaaaacaacaagtCATGGTTCCATGCTGCAAAGTGCTACGAGCAG ATCATTTTGCTAACTAAAGAGACAGATAAATTACACGAAGCCGAGGAGTACGCCAATAAGGCGGCAAATCTCTATCAGCAACACGGTTCACCGGAAGCAGCTGCGTCCGCGTTGGATAAAGCGGCCAAATTGGTAGAGCAAAAGCATCCCGATTTGGCACTGCGGTTCTACCAACATGCACTTGAAGTTATAATG ATTGAGGATTCCGTCCGCCAAGCCGCTGAATATGCATCGAAAGTCTCAAGAATATTGGTGAAACTCAAGAT GTACGATCAAGCCACAAACGCCCTCAAAAAGGAGATTGCATTAAACCAACAGACCGAATCATATGGTCAAATTGGGCGTTTAGTCGTGGCTTTGGTGATGGTTCAATTAGCCCGAGGCGATTCCGTGGAAGCTGAAAAAACATTCAGGGAATGGGGCAATTGTTGCGAGCCCGAAGAGGTATCAACTTTGCAAACCCTATTGCAAGCCTTTGATGACGAGGATCCAGAGTTGGCTGCCCGGATGCTGGCATCTCCATTTATCAGACATATGGATGTTGAATATGCAATTTTATCCAAGAACATTCCGTTACCTCAAGGTATACAAGTGGAGAAAAAACCCAGCGACAGTGTTGGAAAT GAAAACAATGACGCTGAAGACGAAGGAGGATtgtgttaa
- the tsr gene encoding cofilin/actin-depolymerizing factor homolog, giving the protein MASGVTVSDVCKTTYEEIKKDKKHRYVIFFIRDEKQIDVETVADRNAEYDQFLEDIQKCGPGECRYGLFDFEYMHQCQGTSESSKKQKLFLMSWCPDTAKVKKKMLYSSSFDALKKSLVGVQKYIQATDLSEASREAVEEKLRATDRQ; this is encoded by the exons ATG GCTTCTGGAGTAACTGTGTCCGATGTCTGCAAGACTACATACGAGGAAATAAAGAAGGACAAAAAACATCGCTATGTCATTTTCTTCATTCGCGATGAGAAGCAGATCGATGTGGAGACTGTGGCCGATCGCAACGCCGAATACGATCAGTTTCTAGAGGACATTCAGAAATGCGGACCTGGCGAGTGCCG ATATGGCTTGTTCGATTTTGAATACATGCACCAATGTCAAGGCACCTCTGAGAGTTCAAAGAAGCAAAAGCTGTTCCTTATGTCGTGGTGTCCCGATACTGCCAAG GTCAAGAAGAAGATGTTGTACTCCAGCTCGTTCGATGCTCTGAAGAAGTCGCTGGTTGGCGTGCAAAAGTACATACAAGCCACTGATCTGTCTGAAGCCTCCCGTGAAGCCGTCGAGGAGAAGCTTCGGGCCACTGACCGCCAATAA
- the IntS1 gene encoding integrator complex subunit 1 translates to MDRGKGSGGSNRSQKKVPLGGELFALGTKGVRDDSKSKILPIKSMSSDRKREATSSLASSSKRARVSLKEPAAGTTDISSGSSQCESWEQFAIDCELDNIIEAIFAALEQNDNETVGRLVCGVIKQTSTSSSRSKVDNIAFLALTYVAKLQPNIFSTDIVACALLSFLRREANVKMRYNTNLHILFANLLARGFVDISQWPEIMLRTYIDDAVNERYWADNELCAPLVKNICAAFKTRTPHISLLRWDVSSTAIPSGGGGGPGHRDSSSVIVDDDSGDNSTQSLDASPLNAESEPISDAMCTIKARFSDAVVQKHVSDAIRDQLNKRQQQDNYTRNFLKFLCSTAGIAEVRCLSISRLELWIHNGKLVKFAQQLLSYICFNIKGRNTQDNEVLLVLVKMRLKTKPLINHYMSCLKEMIYLQPDILSTVMKLVVQNELSNTRNPNNMGMLATMFQTSSDQSAANLAEIYQEFLLQRDDCLRTLRVFLRELVRMLRFDVNLVKFCKTFLSEREDLTVQIEQFEFKERIFHSTVDIVCLCMFLSATPQAREASLSLKTNRDTKNNQALLKLYNQMSQIQLDTVSWMYETVPTIFKIAAAEYHQALHKLLLLDSPEQYSRCDQWPSEPERGAILRIISETPIHEETLLRIILIGITKDIPFSIANTFDVLLLVIKRVSGMKATNIPAVQANKFDIIDFLFSMSEYHHPENIRLPSDYEPPKLAIIAFYWKAWLILLMISAHNPSTFGAFCWDHYPTMKMLMEICITNQFNNSAANKDELQIITVERDHILQFETYLAAQTSPHAVITEETAILITQLMLMDPMGTPRKVPSMVLDQLKFLNQTYKLGHLFCRCRKPDLLLDIIQRQGTTQSMPWLSDLVQNSEGDFSHLPVQCLCEFLLFNAHIINEENSRDAELVNFLRNLIFDANLSHPIVCELLDYIFRRLSSTVKQSRVAALSGLKIIFKQHSGDFENEWLLKSIQQIPHFFEVKPFIIPQLRAACQVENCPELIMAYIQFITAHTLNDPVNEMLDHVIDMAQLIVERSTMFQHIIISQEDYDYVPDENRIQTLKCLFVMFNNYIIKLREYHEPYEWTEYPDLLMVQFDDGVQLPLHINIIHAFIILLTYSNSNMPESIPILDYWFPPGRPAPVAYLPSMPQEQVQLLPDWLKLKMIRSSVDRLIEAALNDLTPDQIVLFVQNFGTPVNSMSKLLAMLDTAVLEQFDLVKNAILNKAYLAQLIEIQQARGAKNGHYTVQALDLHSHSQTVPDLPKINVVIQETVEIGDYNPLESAHCPTDRLVTQEVAQTILTQPDQLTIGRSAGRSLIQRLLDVLVVTPTTTSSNRSDLVAAITEVIASGCDNRPIIMSRNVCTLLRTFFSCMLHSDNYHILENTLQKNFSIFRHSSSPMLRQTELYHQSLMFMLRNSREIYVQQFKANNAMMARKRIVRGIIDSFDDTKDCKVLVAKSKSDQLFYNGLFIDWLSEVDPEIVSTQLMKEHFLFSKSCSEFRFYLLSLINHQTNWDTIERIAEYLFRNFHADYDYATVLNYFEALTTNPKLWKGREKYMSKNVRPDAFFLLKTTELEPFAHFILHEGLAEIKVDSKNYDFKLCSRMNLLFKLTEKRRDLMVRVMEHVEESAVSDYLKLQVLQQMYIMYPRIKFLRPSKTGEQSYKLQNLKGCQADKVFNNLITCLGSLVGKKDFETLSTDTELLLRKLAASHPLLFMRQLSVLSSIMQGRAQMSMKALREEHHFHRFVQILRTLELLQPTIFEDTYKHEIQNTLSCYFNFFKHHSSVKEAYQMLNKFVQMLQAYINCNPSSALLFIEQYVGILMELAAKYTSLGKLQVLVQAVALLQHKSSSASELDDEEVAKNEYELDEQSSSSNTKPVVVIDEPMDPPPAPLDTPMSGNRGSSSVLTLSSYSRSNFTDISPHFLDLIKIIKLSNTEDVVLGPMQELECLTSKRFVFINELFERLLNLIFSPSAQIRSIAFIILIRHLKHNPGNSDINLCTLNAYIQCLRDENSSVAATAIDNLPEMSVLLQEHAIDILSVAFSLGLKSCLNTGHQIRKVLQTLVIQHGY, encoded by the exons atggaccGCGGTAAAGGCAGCGGCGGGTCGAATAGATCCCAAAAAAAGGTGCCTCTGGGCGGAGAACTCTTCGCTCTTGGCACCAAAGGTGTTCGCGATGACTCCAAGTCCAAGATCTTGCCCATCAAGTCCATGTCATCGGACAGAAAGCGAGAGGCCACTTCCTCGCTGGCCAGTTCAAGCAAACGGGCCCGGGTGAGCCTGAAGGAGCCGGCGGCGGGTACCACGGACATATCCTCTGGCAGCAGCCAGTGCGAGTCCTGGGAGCAGTTTGCCATAGATTGCGAGCTGGACAACATCATCGAGGCGATATTCGCGGCCCTGGAGCAGAACGACAACGAGACGGTGGGCCGTCTGGTCTGTGGTGTTATAAAACAGACGTCTACGAGCTCCTCTCGCTCCAAGGTGGACAATATCGCTTTTCTGGCTCTGACCTACGTGGCCAAGCTGCAGCCGAACATTTTCAGCACAGATATCGTGGCCTGCGCACTGTTATCCTTTCTGCGGCGAGAGGCGAACGTAAAGATGCGCTACAACACCAATCTGCACATTCTGTTTGCCAACCTGCTGGCCCGGGgcttcgtggacatatcccaGTGGCCAGAGATAATGCTGCGCACATATATAGACGATGCGGTGAACGAGAGATACTGGGCGGACAACGAGCTTTGCGCTCCGTTGGTAAAGAACATATGTGCTGCTTTCAAAACTCGCACTCCCCACATCAGTCTTTTGCGCTGGGACGTGAGCTCGACGGCCATTCCCTCGGGAGGGGGCGGCGGCCCTGGGCACAGagacagcagcagcgtcaTTGTGGACGACGATTCTGGGGACAATTCAACGCAGAGCCTGGACGCCAGTCCCTTGAACGCCGAGTCCGAGCCCATTTCGGATGCGATGTGCACCATCAAAGCGAGGTTTAGCGATGCCGTGGTGCAGAAGCACGTCAGCGATGCCATTCGCGATCAGCTGAataagcggcagcagcaggataACTACACGCGGAACTTCCTCAAGTTTCTCTGCAGCACGGCCGGCATCGCGGAGGTGCGATGCTTGAGCATCTCCCGGCTGGAGCTCTGGATACACAACGGCAAGCTGGTCAAGTTCGCCCAGCAGCTGCTCTCGTACATCTGCTTTAACATAAAGGGAAGGAACACCCAGGACAACGAGGTGCTCCTGGTGCTGGTCAAGATGAGGCTCAAAACGAAGCCGCTGATCAACCACTACATGTCGTGCCTCAAGGAGATGATATACCTGCAGCCGGACATCCTGAGCACAGTGATGAAGCTGGTGGTTCAAAATGAACTATCCAACACCAGGAATCCGAACAACATGGGGATGCTGG CCACAATGTTTCAAACATCCTCGGATCAGTCGGCGGCCAATCTAGCCGAGATCTACCAGGAGTTTCTGCTGCAACGGGACGACTGTCTGCGGACTCTGCGTGTTTTCCTGCGGGAACTTGTGCGGATGCTGCGATTCGATGTGAATTTGGTCAAGTTTTGCAAGACCTTTCTGAGCGAGCGGGAGGACTTGACCGTGCAAATAGAACAGTTCGAGTTCAAGGAGCGCATCTTCCATTCCACGGTGGACATTGTGTGCCTGTGCATGTTCCTGTCGGCCACTCCGCAGGCGCGTGAGGCGAGTCTGTCGCTGAAAACCAACAGGGACACGAAAAACAACCAAGCTCTCCTAAAGCTGTACAACCAAATGTCCCAGATCCAGCTGGACACGGTGTCCTGGATGTACGAAACGGTGCCCACTATCTTTAAGATTGCGGCAGCCGAGTATCACCAGGCGCTGCacaagctgctgctgctggacagTCCGGAGCAGTATTCGCGCTGCGATCAGTGGCCGTCGGAGCCGGAGCGCGGTGCTATTTTGAGGATCATCTCGGAAACACCCATTCACGAGGAGACTCTTCTGCGTATCATACTGATTGGCATCACCAAGGACATTCCCTTCTCCATAGCCAACACCTTCGATGTCCTGTTGCTCGTCATCAAGCGGGTCTCGGGAATGAAGGCCACTAATATACCGGCGGTGCAGGCCAACAAGTTCGACATCATTGACTTCCTGTTCAGCATGTCCGAGTACCATCATCCCGAGAACATTCGTCTGCCGTCGGACTACGAGCCACCGAAGCTGGCCATCATCGCCTTCTACTGGAAGGCCTGGCTGATCCTGCTCATGATCTCGGCCCACAATCCCTCGACCTTTGGCGCATTCTGCTGGGACCACTATCCAACGATGAAGATGCTAATGGAGATATGCATAACGAATCAGTTTAACAATTCGGCGGCCAACAAGGATGAGCTGCAGATAATCACCGTGGAGAGGGACCACATCCTACAGTTTGAAACCTATCTGGCCGCCCAGACATCGCCCCATGCTGTGATCACCGAGGAGACGGCCATTCTAATCACCCAGCTCATGCTAATGGATCCCATGGGCACGCCGCGTAAGGTGCCCTCGATGGTGTTGGATCAACTGAAGTTCCTCAATCAGACGTACAAGCTGGGCCACTTGTTCTGTCGCTGTCGCAAGCCGGACCTGCTGCTGGACATAATCCAGAGACAGGGCACCACGCAATCCATGCCCTGGCTCTCGGACCTGGTGCAGAACAGCGAGGGGGACTTCAGCCATCTACCAGTGCAGTGTCTGTGCGAGTTCCTGCTCTTCAACGCGCACATCATCAACGAGGAGAATAGTCGCGATGCCGAACTGGTCAACTTCCTGCGGAATTTGATATTCGATGCGAATCTCAGCCATCCCATCGTCTGCGAGCTTTTGGATTACATATTCCGCAGGCTGTCGTCCACGGTGAAGCAGTCACGGGTTGCCGCTCTCTCGGGACTAAAGATCATCTTCAAGCAGCACTCGGGAGACTTTGAGAACGAATGGCTGTTGAAGTCCATCCAGCAGATCCCCCATTTCTTCGAGGTGAAGCCATTCATCATACCGCAGCTGCGCGCTGCCTGCCAGGTGGAGAACTGCCCGGAGCTGATAATGGCGTACATCCAGTTTATTACTGCCCATACGCTGAACGATCCGGTGAACGAGATGCTGGACCATGTGATCGATATGGCGCAGTTGATCGTGGAGCGCAGCACCATGTTCCAGCACATCATAATTTCGCAAGAGGACTACGACTACGTGCCCGACGAGAACCGCATCCAGACCCTCAAGTGCCTGTTTGTCATGTTCAACAATTACATCATCAAGCTGCGGGAGTACCATGAGCCGTATGAGTGGACTGAGTACCCGGATCTGCTGATGGTCCAGTTTGACGACGGCGTCCAGCTGCCCCTGCACATAAACATCATTCACGCGTTCATTATACTGCTCACCTACTCGAACAGCAATATGCCCGAGTCGATACCGATTTTGGATTACTGGTTCCCGCCGGGGCGGCCGGCGCCCGTGGCCTACCTGCCCAGCATGCCCCAGGAGCAGGTGCAGCTGCTGCCCGACTGGCTGAAGCTTAAGATGATCCGTTCGTCGGTGGACAGGCTAATCGAGGCCGCTCTGAACGATCTAACGCCCGATCAGATCGTGCTCTTTGTCCAGAACTTTGGCACCCCGGTCAACTCGATGTCCAAGCTGCTGGCCATGCTGGATACCGCGGTGCTTGAGCAGTTCGATCTGGTGAAGAATGCCATCCTGAACAAGGCGTATTTGGCGCAGCTAATTGAGATTCAGCAGGCTCGTGGAGCGAAGAACGGGCACTACACTGTCCAGGCGCTCGATCtgcactcgcactcgcagACCGTGCCGGATCTGCCCAAGATCAATGTGGTGATCCAGGAAACCGTGGAGATAGGGGATTACAATCCATTGGAGAGTGCCCATTGTCCCACCGACCGCCTGGTCACCCAGGAGGTGGCCCAAACCATACTAACACAGCCCGATCAGTTGACCATTGGCCGGAGTGCTGGCCGATCGTTGATACAGCGGCTGTTGGATGTGCTGGTGGTTACGCCCACCACAACTAGCAGCAATCGAAGTGATCTCGTGGCGGCCATAACCGAGGTGATAGCTTCCGGATGCGACAACAGGCCCATCATAATGAGCCGAAATGTTTGCACCTTGCTCAGGACCTTCTTCAGCTGCATGCTGCACAGCGACAACTACCACATCCTCGAGAACACTCTGCAGAAGAACTTTAGCATCTTCAGGCACTCCTCCAGCCCGATGCTGCGGCAAACGGAGCTGTATCACCAGAGCCTGATGTTCATGCTGCGCAATTCTCGCGAGATTTATGTGCAGCAGTTCAAGGCGAACAACGCAATGATGGCGCGGAAGAGGATCGTTCGGGGCATCATCGACAGCTTCGATGACACCAAGGACTGCAAAGTCCTAGTCGCAAAATCCAAGAGCGATCAGCTCTTTTACAACGGACTCTTTATCGACTGGCTGTCGGAGGTGGATCCCGAAATTGTGTCCACTCAGCTGATGAAAGAGCACTTTCTGTTCTCCAAGTCCTGCAGCGAGTTTCGCTTCTATCTGCTGTCCCTGATCAATCACCAGACCAATTGGGACACCATCGAGAGGATTGCCGAGTATTTGTTTAGGAACTTCCACGCGGACTACGACTACGCCACCGTTCTCAACTATTTCGAGGCACTGACCACCAATCCGAAGCTTTGGAAGGGTCGCGAGAAGTACATGTCCAAGAACGTGCGACCCGACGCCTTCTTCCTTCTTAAGACCACAGAGCTGGAGCCCTTTGCACACTTCATCCTGCACGAAGGCCTCGCCGAGATCAAGGTGGACAGCAAGAACTATGACTTCAAGCTCTGCTCCCGCATGAATCTGCTGTTCAAGCTGACTGAGAAGCGCAGAGACCTCATGGTCAGAGTGATGGAGCATGTGGAGGAGAGTGCGGTGTCGGATTATCTAAAGTTGCAGGTCCTGCAGCAGATGTACATCATGTATCCACGAATCAAGTTCCTCCGGCCGAGCAAGACAGGCGAGCAGTCCTACAAGCTGCAGAACCTGAAGGGATGCCAGGCCGACAAGGTTTTTAATAATCTGATAACGTGCCTGGGCAGTCTGGTGGGCAAGAAGGACTTCGAGACCCTGTCGACGGACACGGAGCTGCTCCTGCGGAAGCTGGCGGCCTCCCATCCGCTGCTCTTCATGCGCCAACTGAGCGTTCTCTCCTCGATTATGCAGGGACGGGCACAAATGAGCATGAAGGCTCTGCGGGAGGAGCACCACTTCCATCGGTTCGTGCAGATCCTGCGCACGCTGGAGCTCCTGCAGCCCACGATCTTCGAGGACACGTACAAGCACGAAATCCAGAACACACTGTCGTGCTACTTCAACTTCTTTAAGCACCACAGCTCCGTGAAGGAAGCCTACCAGATGCTGAACAAGTTCGTCCAAATGCTGCAGGCCTACATCAACTGCAACCCTTCGAGCGCCCTGCTTTTCATCGAGCAGTATGTCGGCATTCTTATGGAGCTGGCCGCAAAGTACACCTCGCTGGGTAAGCTGCAGGTCCTGGTCCAGGCAGTTGCCCTGTTGCAGCACAAGTCCAGCTCCGCCTCGGAGCTGGATGACGAGGAGGTGGCCAAAAACGAATACGAACTGGACGAACAGTCCTCGTCCTCAAATACCAAGCCCGTGGTGGTGATCGATGAGCCCATGGACCCGCCGCCAGCTCCCCTGGACACTCCTATGAGCGGCAACCGTGGATCTTCGTCCGTTCTCACCCTGAGCTCGTACAGCAGATCAAACTTCACAGACATATCGCCGCACTTCCTCGATCTGATCAAAATAATCAAGTTGTCGAACACCGAGGACGTGGTTCTGGGTCCCATGCAGGAGCTAGAGTGCCTCACCTCCAAGCGGTTCGTGTTTATCAACGAGTTGTTCGAGCGTCTGCTCAACCTAATATTCTCGCCAAGTGCCCAAATCCGTTCCATCGCCTTTATCATCCTGATCAGGCATCTGAAGCACAATCCCGGCAACTCGGACATCAACTTGTGCACCTTGAACGCATACATACAGTGTCTGCGGGACGAGAACTCCTCGGTGGCAGCGACGGCCATCGATAACCTGCCGGAGATGTCGGTGCTGCTGCAGGAACACGCGATAGACATCCTGTCTGTGGCCTTTTCGCTGGGCCTAAAGTCGTGCCTGAACACCGGCCACCAAATACGGAAGGTCCTTCAAACGCTAGTGATCCAGCATGGCTACTAA